The sequence GCCGCCGACGTACCAGTTCACCGATGGCGGTCAGCCGCTGATGGTGAGCGTGATTCGCGGTCGCGGGCGGATCGTCCTGTGCCAGTTGAACCTTCACGATCCGGCGCAGGCGACGGAGATTCCGTTGCCGGGCCATCGGCTGTGGGAGCAGGACCGGTACGACCCGCGTCGGGTGCGCACGCGGATTCTGGCGACACTGCTGGCGAATCTCGGGGCGGATTTGAAGGGAGCGGAGTAGTCAGACGACGGGCGGCTTCATCTGAGGTTCGGCCGGCGCACCATGCTGATTGGCTCGGCGAACGCTGCGGTCGAGCGGGGTCTGGCCGTTCCACTACTCGACATGGAGTTCCATCATGTCGTGGGCGAATTCGAACGCGAGGTGGGGATATCTTTGAATGATGGCCTCCATATAGTCCCACCCAAACATTCGGAGTTCTTCCTCTTCTATGTGCGTGAAGATTGTTCTTCCGGGGGCAATCTCTTCGATGCGGCGCATGGCCTCGTCCATGCCGATTTCGCGCGGGTAATCGCTGAAGCATCCACACTCGGTGATCCAGAGGTCAAGATGACGAAACTCGCGGTAGGTTCGGAATGAGAGGGTGTCGCACGGGGAATAGAGGACCGCGTGCTTCGCCTCGTTACGGATGAGGTATGCGAACGTGTCCGACTCCGCTTCGGCGAATCCGATCGGCTGAATCGTCGTGGCGCCCAAAGTGACCAGTTCACGGTCCGCCAGGAGCCGAAGGTCGGCTGTGTGCAACGTCTGCAGTTGATGGGTGAGGGCGGGATAGACCTTGATGAGGGTCGGGTATACCTTCTGGGGGACAAACAGCGAGAACCGTTTTGTCGCAACGTCGCGGTAGACACCGTATCCGGACTCCATGAGCAGCCGCAGACCGAAGCAGTGATCGGGATGCCAATGGGTCAGAAACAGGGCGTCGATGCGCTCGATGCGACCGGCATTGACGGACGCGCTGATGTCTTCCGGGCAATCGAACAGTGCGTTGGCCTCGTGGAGGAACATAGC comes from Phycisphaerae bacterium and encodes:
- a CDS encoding MBL fold metallo-hydrolase, with amino-acid sequence MFLHEANALFDCPEDISASVNAGRIERIDALFLTHWHPDHCFGLRLLMESGYGVYRDVATKRFSLFVPQKVYPTLIKVYPALTHQLQTLHTADLRLLADRELVTLGATTIQPIGFAEAESDTFAYLIRNEAKHAVLYSPCDTLSFRTYREFRHLDLWITECGCFSDYPREIGMDEAMRRIEEIAPGRTIFTHIEEEELRMFGWDYMEAIIQRYPHLAFEFAHDMMELHVE